The Campylobacter sp. CNRCH_2014_0184h genome has a window encoding:
- the acpP gene encoding acyl carrier protein, which translates to MAIFDDVKKVVVEQLSVDEDAVKMESKIIEDLGADSLDVVELVMALEEKFDVEIPDSDAEKLVKIEDVVNYIENLQK; encoded by the coding sequence ATGGCAATTTTTGATGATGTAAAAAAAGTAGTTGTTGAGCAACTTAGTGTTGATGAAGATGCAGTTAAAATGGAATCTAAAATCATTGAAGATTTAGGTGCTGACTCTTTGGATGTTGTTGAATTAGTTATGGCTTTAGAAGAAAAATTTGATGTAGAAATTCCAGACAGTGATGCTGAAAAACTAGTAAAAATCGAAGATGTTGTTAATTATATAGAAAATCTTCAAAAATAA
- a CDS encoding beta-ketoacyl-ACP synthase II, giving the protein MKRVVVTGIGMINALGLDKDSSFKAICDGKSGVDKITLFDTTDFPVQIAAEVKNFDPLSVCDAKEVKKIDRFIQLGIKAAREAMEDAKFDETLNKEEFGVVSAAGIGGLPNIEKNSVTCAQRGPRKITPFFIPSALVNMLGGIISIEHGLQGPNISCVTACAAGTHAIGEAYKSIALGNADKMLVVGAEAAICAVGIGGFAAMKALSTRNDDPAKASRPFDKERDGFVMGEGAGALVFEEYEAAKKRGAKIYAELVGFGESADAHHITSPTLEGPLRAMKKALKMAGNPKVDYINAHGTSTPVNDKNETAAIKELFKDQIPLVSSTKGQTGHCLGAAGAIEAVISLMALDQGILPPTINQIVADENCDLDYIPNTARKSEVNVVMSNSFGFGGTNGCVIFKKVD; this is encoded by the coding sequence TTGAAACGCGTTGTAGTAACAGGTATAGGAATGATCAATGCCCTTGGCTTAGACAAAGATAGCTCATTTAAAGCGATTTGTGATGGTAAAAGTGGCGTTGATAAAATCACTCTTTTTGATACCACTGATTTTCCAGTGCAAATTGCTGCTGAAGTAAAAAATTTTGATCCTTTAAGTGTTTGTGATGCTAAAGAGGTTAAAAAAATAGATCGTTTTATACAACTTGGTATTAAAGCAGCAAGAGAAGCTATGGAAGATGCTAAATTTGATGAAACTTTAAACAAAGAAGAATTTGGTGTAGTTTCAGCAGCTGGTATAGGTGGTTTACCAAATATAGAAAAAAATTCTGTTACTTGTGCACAACGTGGACCACGCAAAATAACTCCTTTTTTCATACCATCAGCTTTGGTTAATATGCTTGGTGGGATTATTTCAATCGAGCATGGATTGCAAGGACCAAATATCTCATGCGTAACTGCTTGTGCAGCAGGAACCCATGCTATAGGCGAAGCTTATAAAAGCATAGCTTTAGGCAATGCAGATAAAATGCTTGTAGTAGGCGCTGAAGCAGCTATTTGTGCTGTGGGTATAGGTGGCTTTGCTGCTATGAAAGCTCTTTCTACTAGAAATGATGATCCAGCTAAGGCTTCAAGACCATTTGACAAAGAAAGAGATGGTTTTGTAATGGGTGAGGGTGCTGGTGCTTTAGTGTTTGAAGAGTATGAGGCTGCTAAAAAGCGTGGAGCTAAAATTTATGCTGAGTTAGTAGGTTTTGGCGAAAGTGCGGACGCACATCATATCACTTCGCCTACTTTAGAAGGGCCATTGCGTGCTATGAAAAAAGCTTTAAAAATGGCAGGAAATCCAAAAGTAGATTATATTAATGCGCACGGAACTTCTACTCCGGTAAATGATAAAAATGAAACAGCAGCTATTAAAGAACTTTTTAAAGATCAAATTCCTTTAGTTAGTTCTACAAAAGGTCAAACAGGACATTGCTTAGGTGCTGCTGGTGCTATTGAAGCTGTTATTTCTTTAATGGCACTTGATCAAGGTATATTACCGCCAACTATCAATCAAATCGTAGCAGATGAAAACTGTGATCTTGACTATATACCAAATACTGCAAGAAAAAGCGAAGTTAATGTTGTAATGAGCAATTCTTTTGGTTTTGGTGGAACAAATGGTTGTGTGATTTTCAAAAAAGTAGATTAA